Proteins encoded by one window of Chondromyces crocatus:
- a CDS encoding DUF1552 domain-containing protein: protein MRQANGVVQRTNDEPELFWPSALGPLTVASMTADGERAVSELKDYAEKLTLVRGVNFAFPGNGCGHSGGGNQCLTAARVSDDPSGNASLSMGESIDNRIARELNTPGVEPLTLYAGKMNGYIDEVMSYRGPRQLRAAERNPYNAYMALFGLSQLEPEVLKRLAAQRTSVNDLVREQMNTLLKSTALSKNDQQKLDMHFQSIRDLEVTMSCQLPDPTVLEMEAISGSAGANDNVEAVARMQMDIIALAMACGVTRAATLQIGDGNDSTEYTIDGVRQKSFHKISHRIDSDGDSGPPIEGAMMLHHKIDRIHGRLFKHLLDRLSAYEFGSGKLLDYGVAVWLNDLANKYHSYTNVPYVLAGSANGFLKTGHYIDAGNVANNRLLSTIGAAVGCLNEEGAPLDNFGDSSLPRGHISEMLG from the coding sequence ATGCGCCAAGCCAACGGTGTCGTGCAGAGGACGAACGACGAGCCGGAGCTGTTCTGGCCGAGCGCCCTCGGGCCCCTGACCGTCGCGTCGATGACGGCCGACGGGGAGCGCGCCGTGAGCGAGCTCAAGGACTACGCGGAGAAGCTGACCCTCGTCCGGGGTGTGAACTTCGCGTTCCCGGGCAACGGGTGCGGCCACTCGGGCGGCGGCAACCAGTGCCTGACCGCGGCGCGGGTGTCCGACGATCCTTCCGGGAACGCGTCGCTCTCGATGGGCGAATCCATCGACAACCGGATCGCGCGCGAGCTGAACACCCCCGGCGTCGAGCCGCTCACGCTCTATGCCGGCAAGATGAACGGCTACATCGACGAGGTGATGTCGTACCGCGGGCCCAGGCAGCTCCGCGCTGCCGAACGGAACCCGTACAACGCGTACATGGCGCTGTTCGGGTTGTCCCAGCTCGAGCCCGAGGTGCTGAAGCGTCTGGCGGCCCAGCGGACCAGCGTCAACGACCTGGTGCGCGAGCAGATGAACACGCTCCTCAAGAGCACGGCGCTGAGCAAGAACGACCAGCAGAAGCTCGACATGCACTTCCAGTCCATCCGCGATCTGGAAGTGACCATGAGCTGCCAGCTCCCCGACCCGACCGTGCTCGAGATGGAAGCGATCTCGGGCAGCGCCGGCGCGAACGACAACGTGGAGGCCGTGGCGCGGATGCAGATGGACATCATCGCGCTGGCGATGGCCTGCGGCGTGACCCGCGCGGCGACGCTCCAGATCGGCGACGGTAACGACAGCACCGAGTACACGATCGACGGGGTGCGTCAGAAGAGCTTCCACAAGATCTCGCACCGCATCGACAGCGACGGCGACTCGGGGCCGCCCATCGAGGGCGCGATGATGCTGCACCACAAGATCGACCGCATCCACGGACGGCTGTTCAAGCACCTCCTGGACCGGCTGTCGGCGTACGAGTTCGGCAGCGGGAAGCTGCTCGACTACGGCGTGGCCGTGTGGCTGAACGATCTGGCGAACAAGTACCACTCGTACACGAACGTGCCCTACGTGCTCGCGGGCAGCGCGAACGGCTTCCTGAAGACGGGCCACTACATCGACGCGGGTAACGTCGCGAACAACCGGCTGCTGAGCACGATCGGCGCGGCCGTGGGCTGCCTCAACGAAGAAGGTGCGCCGCTCGACAACTTCGGAGACTCGAGCCTCCCGCGAGGGCACATCAGCGAGATGCTGGGCTGA
- a CDS encoding FG-GAP repeat domain-containing protein — protein sequence MKGVAGGLSVALALVVAACSSDVDPPGTPGGTGGGGTGGTGGSDGGAGGAAGSCVDAPPGDDLSFVAGGTYAAVPPSTEVNALALGDLDGDGRVDLVFGGNPSPTAQVWLNGGDGTFTSRGAVPLDDWPKALYLGRLDADAGLDLVSISECAASDCAYLEVLSGLGNGTFLTAQRAIVPESHMDVLLSRAAIGDVDGDGRDEIYATGESELYAWLVRRQMSGMLEASEVRAFDAVVLADFDGDGALDVAGTTADADLYGLHVHLNDGDGTFIVRAQVASLAHRTRHLAAGDLNGDGQQDLVTIDEMQTLQVWMGSEDGSTLTPSQYALGAGPNRWPVLADIDGDCDQDLLLTSGSRVQILLNRAGLLVEGPQIDVGGEPSALAVVDVDGDGRLDLVVARRDLADVRVFFNRHSAAP from the coding sequence ATGAAGGGCGTCGCCGGGGGACTCTCGGTGGCGCTCGCGCTGGTGGTCGCGGCGTGCAGCAGCGACGTCGACCCGCCGGGGACACCAGGAGGCACGGGCGGGGGGGGAACTGGCGGCACCGGCGGCTCGGATGGGGGGGCCGGCGGCGCGGCGGGTTCGTGCGTCGATGCGCCCCCCGGAGACGACCTCTCCTTCGTCGCCGGAGGCACCTACGCGGCCGTTCCCCCGAGCACCGAGGTGAACGCGCTCGCCCTCGGTGATCTCGACGGCGATGGCCGTGTCGACCTCGTGTTCGGAGGGAACCCGAGCCCGACGGCGCAGGTGTGGCTCAACGGTGGCGACGGCACGTTCACCAGCCGCGGCGCGGTCCCCCTCGATGACTGGCCCAAGGCGCTGTACCTGGGCCGCCTGGACGCCGACGCAGGGCTCGACCTGGTGAGCATTTCCGAGTGCGCGGCCTCGGACTGCGCCTACCTCGAGGTACTCTCCGGCCTGGGCAACGGCACCTTCCTGACCGCGCAGAGGGCGATCGTGCCCGAGAGCCACATGGACGTGCTCCTCAGCCGGGCAGCAATCGGCGACGTCGATGGTGACGGGCGCGACGAGATCTACGCCACCGGAGAGTCGGAGCTCTACGCCTGGCTGGTGCGGCGGCAGATGAGCGGCATGCTGGAGGCCAGCGAGGTGCGCGCCTTCGACGCGGTGGTGCTGGCCGACTTCGACGGCGATGGCGCGCTCGACGTGGCGGGCACGACGGCGGACGCGGATCTGTACGGCCTGCACGTGCATCTGAACGATGGCGACGGCACCTTCATCGTCCGCGCTCAGGTGGCCTCTCTGGCGCACCGGACACGCCACCTCGCGGCTGGCGATCTGAACGGCGACGGGCAGCAAGACCTCGTGACGATCGACGAGATGCAGACCCTGCAAGTGTGGATGGGCTCGGAGGATGGGAGCACGTTGACACCGAGCCAGTACGCGCTCGGAGCGGGACCGAACCGGTGGCCCGTGCTCGCCGACATCGATGGGGACTGCGATCAGGATCTGCTGCTCACCAGCGGCTCCCGGGTGCAGATCCTGCTGAACCGGGCCGGGCTGCTCGTGGAGGGGCCCCAGATCGACGTGGGAGGCGAACCGAGCGCGCTCGCGGTGGTCGACGTCGATGGGGATGGTCGGCTCGACCTCGTGGTGGCCCGGCGCGATCTCGCCGATGTGCGCGTGTTCTTCAACCGCCATTCTGCTGCGCCCTGA